The Denticeps clupeoides chromosome 1, fDenClu1.1, whole genome shotgun sequence genome segment AACCAAGATCAGGATTACTTAATAATAagaattatgtttaattaaataaacaggTATACCGTGAAGACGCTTTTATATCAGAATGTCTGAAATGTAATGTTCTATAGTAAAGAAAAATgcatacaatatataatatatgtacacacatattTTGGATTTTGTATGCCAGTAATTTTTGTACAAATTTGTCTAGTGGGCAATGCTGCCTTGAAATATACTGTTCATTATTACTCCAATGATACCTTGccttaaacataaataaatgattattttcttttaaccaTGAACAgggttcaaatatttttttgaaaaatgttgtcAAACAGAATCTCCTGTGTGATAATTCTATGATAATTCCATATTTCAATCCTGGGGGTCTTGCCATCAAGGTCAGTTTTAGACGTGTCCCAGGGTTCACTGAGACAAGCTAAATGGCTGATGAGCAGTTTTGGGGGGTTGTATGTGAAATGGTGGGGCATGTTCAGATTGTTTGAAGTTATGGCAAGGGTGCAGGTCAGATATGAATTGGCAACATTGGCACTCGACATCTAATTCCAATAATactgtaaatggaaaaaaacatctcTCAGGCTAACcaataaaaaatctttttttatttcatgaaatgtgtttaaaaaatgtttcactaATATTGCACAtattaatgattttatttagCACATTGTGAAAGTCAATCTGATTTTGATACAGTAATATGAAATCAATATGATCTTGTTTTGTTGTCTGAAAGGCCATTGGCTTTTGACCAATTTGGATTGGTTATTCAGAATGTTACAAGGTACGTTATTACATAATTTTGCAAAACATTAACAAATCATTTTACATATTAAGCCTTTTCATTCGTTTAACATATCCCCTCTCATGCAATCTCATATATCAAATCTTTTCCTCAAAGAACTTTTGCCCCCTCTTCTCTAACTGTTTCAACCCTGACACACCCTGGCAAAACTCCCTGAGGTCCTCCCAAAGAGAGGTGTGCATGTACACATGCATCACCACTCCACCACGCAGTTGCCCCTTGCTCCTCTCCAGATGTGCCACCACCGCCTCCTTTGCCAAAACAGTGTCAGTCCCAAAAAGGTCGATATTTAGACACAGGGAACCGTTGTTATAAGGGATTGGATAGGGAGGTGTGTGTAAACTCAAAAAGAGTATCTTCTTTCCAGCCCTGGCAGCAAACCAGGAAAGGTTCTGCCTCCGCAGAATCTCCATGTTGGTTTCTGTTGGCATGAGAGGCTGCCAGTCTTGGATGATTGCACCCCCAGGCAGTTGCAGCATGGAGGGAAGGTCAGGGTCCAAAATGACCGACCTCAGCTGGTCTTCTGTCTCCAGGGCACAGGTCTTGAAGTCAGAGCCACCGGGTCTATTCTCAGCC includes the following:
- the LOC114795182 gene encoding probable N-acetyltransferase 16; the encoded protein is MEPDLLGESEELTFWLAKPEDYEDVMAISKGIFDGNDYLPHFYQEWMTEPNRVVIVARKGRKLVALESRVVVDGGNTVVLQGLRVCPSEAGHGLASVLHRFCDSYMKKLYPSIRMRHLITYDYVASEKLSKFNLLAKRVVLSFYGEAESFFTLTSTLKAKLVAENRPGGSDFKTCALETEDQLRSVILDPDLPSMLQLPGGAIIQDWQPLMPTETNMEILRRQNLSWFAARAGKKILFLSLHTPPYPIPYNNGSLCLNIDLFGTDTVLAKEAVVAHLERSKGQLRGGVVMHVYMHTSLWEDLREFCQGVSGLKQLEKRGQKFFEEKI